A genomic region of Kineococcus rhizosphaerae contains the following coding sequences:
- a CDS encoding HU family DNA-binding protein codes for MNRSELVTAVAQRAGLTQSDADSLLNAFGDVLVEAVAKGEAVKLPGLLTVERVERAARTGRNPRTGETMEIAASFGAKLTAGSKLKAAANGS; via the coding sequence GTGAACCGCTCCGAACTCGTCACCGCCGTCGCCCAGCGCGCCGGCCTGACGCAGTCCGACGCCGATTCCCTGCTCAACGCCTTCGGCGACGTCCTCGTCGAGGCCGTCGCCAAGGGCGAGGCCGTCAAGCTGCCGGGGCTGCTGACCGTCGAGCGCGTCGAGCGCGCCGCGCGCACGGGCCGCAACCCGCGCACCGGCGAGACCATGGAGATCGCGGCGTCCTTCGGCGCCAAGCTCACCGCCGGCTCCAAGCTCAAGGCCGCCGCGAACGGCAGCTGA
- a CDS encoding Fur family transcriptional regulator: protein MSTPVRRSTKQRSAVSAVLDEADAFLSAQDLHARLRERGENVGLATVYRALQVLAEDGDVDVLRTDDGGEAVYRRCSTGHHHHLVCRRCGATVEVEGPQVEAWARRVGAEHGFTAVQHVVEVFGVCAECSAKL, encoded by the coding sequence GTGTCGACGCCCGTCCGTCGGTCCACGAAGCAGCGTTCGGCCGTCTCGGCGGTCCTGGACGAGGCGGACGCGTTCCTGTCGGCCCAGGACCTGCACGCCAGGCTGCGCGAGCGGGGCGAGAACGTCGGGCTGGCCACGGTCTACCGCGCGCTGCAGGTGCTCGCCGAGGACGGCGACGTCGACGTCCTGCGCACCGACGACGGCGGCGAGGCCGTCTACCGCCGGTGCAGCACCGGCCACCACCACCACCTGGTGTGCCGCCGGTGCGGCGCGACGGTCGAGGTCGAGGGGCCCCAGGTCGAGGCGTGGGCCCGGCGCGTGGGCGCCGAGCACGGGTTCACGGCCGTGCAGCACGTCGTCGAGGTCTTCGGCGTCTGCGCGGAGTGCTCCGCCAAGCTCTGA
- the ppc gene encoding phosphoenolpyruvate carboxylase — MSAPTHEGLHSPEEVPARTAQDALAVDGVSSDEGHAALRASVRKLGELLGESLTRHEGRELLDLVEQVRALARRPDDGAELAALLSGVDDATAIVLARAFTAYFQLANASEQLHRGLELSRVSTGGLDATLERLGQALATGDLDRATAQQILGRLQLRPVFTAHPTESSRRSVLDLLLRITGIVETSEDPAQRPVDAARGQRRLAELVDELWQTDELRVLRPRPADEARSALHYLRNLTSTVLPDLLEDLAVGLEALGLDLPEQAQPLRFGNWVGGDRDGNPNVTPEVTAEVLGMQHDAALDVLAAATRDLMTELAASTQIVGFSDELLASLEADAQALPEVRAARAHLNGEEPYRFKLSYVLARLEGTRTRWHSGADHVPGRDYASVEEYTADIRMLQDSLRANDGELVADGAVARLLRVVRAVGFGLATLDVREDAGKHHTALAAIYDRLGELITPYADLDRSARTKLLSKELTGHRPLIGAAAQTLTGTPAKVVELFSTIRTSLDRYGDDVIETYIVSMTKGIDDLFAVVVLAREVGLVDLAQTPGASDVARIGFAPLFETVTELENAEELLEGLLSDPSYRRVVAARGDVQEIMLGYSDSSKDAGIAASRWQIHRAQRALRDVAARHGVTLRLFHGRGGSVGRGGGPTGEAILAQPYGTLDGPIKVTEQGEVISDKYVQPRLARHNLEVALSAALEASTLHRTPLQSGEVLDGWDETMSVVAAKGQEAYRALVRDPGLVAFFVSATPVEELGNLNIGSRPARRPGGLGGLEDLRAIPWVFGWTQSRINVPGWFGVGSGLKAAREAGHEDDLREMFANWNFFRSFVSNVQMTLAKTDLGIAAHYVEELVSADARAAFDVIRAEHATTLEQVLWLTDQRQLLESAPVLKRTLELRDAYLAPLHALQVSLLARSRASGDDVDPALRRALLLTINGIAAGMRNTG; from the coding sequence ATGAGCGCACCGACCCACGAGGGACTGCACAGTCCCGAGGAAGTACCCGCACGCACGGCCCAGGACGCGCTCGCGGTCGACGGGGTGTCCTCCGACGAGGGTCACGCCGCGCTGCGGGCCTCGGTCCGCAAGCTCGGCGAGCTGCTCGGTGAGTCCCTCACCCGCCACGAGGGCCGTGAGCTGCTCGACCTCGTCGAGCAGGTGCGCGCCCTGGCCCGCCGCCCCGACGACGGCGCTGAGCTCGCCGCGCTGCTGTCCGGCGTCGACGACGCCACCGCCATCGTCCTGGCCCGCGCCTTCACGGCCTACTTCCAGCTGGCCAACGCCTCCGAGCAGCTGCACCGCGGCCTGGAGCTGTCCCGCGTCTCGACCGGCGGCCTGGACGCCACGCTCGAGCGCCTCGGCCAGGCCCTGGCGACGGGCGACCTGGACCGCGCCACCGCCCAGCAGATCCTCGGGCGCCTGCAGCTGCGCCCGGTCTTCACGGCGCACCCGACCGAGTCCAGCCGGCGCTCGGTGCTGGACCTGCTGCTGCGCATCACCGGCATCGTCGAGACGTCCGAGGACCCCGCGCAGCGGCCCGTCGACGCCGCCCGCGGCCAGCGCCGCCTGGCCGAGCTCGTCGACGAGCTGTGGCAGACCGACGAGCTGCGCGTCCTGCGCCCCCGCCCCGCCGACGAGGCCCGCTCGGCGCTGCACTACCTGCGCAACCTCACCTCGACGGTCCTGCCGGACCTGCTCGAGGACCTCGCCGTCGGGCTCGAGGCCCTCGGCCTCGACCTGCCCGAGCAGGCCCAGCCGCTGCGCTTCGGCAACTGGGTCGGCGGCGACCGCGACGGCAACCCCAACGTCACCCCCGAGGTGACGGCCGAGGTCCTGGGCATGCAGCACGACGCCGCGCTCGACGTCCTGGCCGCCGCCACGCGCGACCTCATGACCGAGCTCGCCGCCTCGACCCAGATCGTCGGGTTCTCCGACGAGCTCCTGGCCTCCCTGGAGGCCGACGCGCAGGCCCTGCCCGAGGTGCGCGCCGCCCGCGCCCACCTCAACGGCGAGGAGCCCTACCGCTTCAAGCTGTCCTACGTCCTGGCCCGCCTGGAGGGCACCCGCACCCGCTGGCACAGCGGCGCCGACCACGTGCCCGGCCGCGACTACGCCTCGGTCGAGGAGTACACCGCCGACATCCGGATGCTGCAGGACTCGCTGCGCGCCAACGACGGCGAGCTCGTCGCCGACGGGGCCGTGGCCCGCCTGCTGCGCGTGGTCCGCGCCGTCGGGTTCGGCCTGGCCACCCTGGACGTGCGCGAGGACGCCGGCAAGCACCACACCGCGCTGGCCGCGATCTACGACCGCCTGGGCGAGCTCATCACCCCCTACGCCGACCTCGACCGCTCCGCGCGCACGAAGCTGCTGTCGAAGGAGCTGACCGGCCACCGCCCGCTCATCGGCGCCGCCGCGCAGACCCTCACGGGCACCCCGGCCAAGGTCGTGGAGCTGTTCTCCACGATCCGCACCTCGCTGGACCGCTACGGCGACGACGTCATCGAGACGTACATCGTGTCCATGACCAAGGGCATCGACGACCTGTTCGCCGTCGTCGTGCTGGCCCGCGAGGTCGGTCTGGTGGACCTGGCGCAGACCCCGGGCGCCAGCGACGTGGCGCGCATCGGGTTCGCCCCGCTGTTCGAGACCGTCACCGAGCTGGAGAACGCCGAGGAGCTGCTCGAGGGACTCCTGTCGGACCCCTCCTACCGCCGCGTCGTCGCCGCCCGCGGCGACGTGCAGGAGATCATGCTCGGCTACTCCGACTCCTCCAAGGACGCCGGGATCGCCGCCTCCCGCTGGCAGATCCACCGCGCGCAGCGCGCCCTGCGCGACGTCGCCGCCCGCCACGGCGTGACCCTGCGCCTGTTCCACGGCCGCGGGGGGTCCGTCGGCCGCGGCGGCGGTCCCACCGGCGAGGCGATCCTGGCCCAGCCGTACGGGACGCTGGACGGCCCGATCAAGGTCACCGAGCAGGGTGAGGTGATCTCCGACAAGTACGTCCAGCCCCGGCTGGCCCGGCACAACCTCGAGGTCGCCCTGTCCGCCGCGCTCGAGGCGTCCACGCTGCACCGCACGCCGTTGCAGTCCGGGGAGGTCCTCGACGGCTGGGACGAGACGATGTCCGTCGTGGCCGCCAAGGGCCAGGAGGCCTACCGGGCGCTGGTCCGCGACCCGGGCCTGGTGGCGTTCTTCGTCTCGGCCACCCCCGTCGAGGAACTGGGCAACCTCAACATCGGTTCGCGCCCGGCCCGCCGCCCCGGCGGGCTCGGCGGTCTGGAGGACCTGCGGGCCATCCCGTGGGTGTTCGGCTGGACCCAGAGCCGCATCAACGTCCCCGGCTGGTTCGGCGTGGGGTCGGGGTTGAAGGCCGCGCGCGAGGCCGGGCACGAGGACGACCTGCGCGAGATGTTCGCGAACTGGAACTTCTTCCGCAGCTTCGTGTCCAACGTGCAGATGACCCTGGCCAAGACGGACCTCGGCATCGCCGCGCACTACGTCGAGGAGCTCGTCTCCGCCGACGCCCGCGCGGCGTTCGACGTGATCCGCGCCGAGCACGCCACCACGCTCGAGCAGGTCCTGTGGCTCACCGACCAGCGCCAACTCCTGGAATCCGCCCCCGTCCTGAAGCGGACGCTGGAACTGCGCGACGCCTACCTGGCGCCCCTGCACGCCCTGCAGGTCTCCCTGCTCGCCCGCTCGCGCGCCAGCGGCGACGACGTCGACCCCGCGCTGCGCCGCGCGCTGCTGCTGACGATCAACGGGATCGCCGCCGGGATGCGCAACACGGGCTGA